The genomic DNA CTATTTTCACGCAATTCAAAAATTATTTATTTGAGTCATCAAACAATAATTTTTGCGGCTTATTTTCAAAGGCTACGTCATAGCTTTTGGTGGTCTCATTTTGTGTAAAATGAAGCAAACACAGTCTGTCAAAAACGTTGCCTTTCCAATGATTAGGAAGGCTTTTTAATGTCGAAGGTGAGCTTGAAACATTCTTAAAATCAATAAATTCTTTTAAGAGCTCTAAGATGTGCGCGTGCTCATAAACAATGACTACTGTTTTTTGATTGTATTCAGGATTGGTCATAATTTCTGTAACAAATTGTTTATATTCTGAAAGTGAATAGTTTTTTTGCAATGGAATCTGTAATCGATCAGCTGTTGGCGTTGCAGTGTCAACTGGTCTCATAGATTGATATGAGTCGCTTGGTTTTGGTGCAAAAACCGCAACGGGCTTTCCATAATTTTTAGTAAAAGGTGACAGGGTAAAAAATGGAGCTAGTGCGTAAGCTCGTTCCCATCCGCGAGTAGAAAGATGATCTCCCATCATTGGCTTTCCTTGAGTGGTGTTTAAGACATTTCCGCGCCTGTCGGTCAAGATAGTTTTGACGGACTGTTTTTCGCCATGTCGGACAATGGCAATGTGTGCAGGGACGCAAAATACGAGCATGTTACAATTCAATAAAAAAACACATATGTTTTTTTTCATTA from Candidatus Dependentiae bacterium includes the following:
- a CDS encoding histidine phosphatase family protein, with the translated sequence MKKNICVFLLNCNMLVFCVPAHIAIVRHGEKQSVKTILTDRRGNVLNTTQGKPMMGDHLSTRGWERAYALAPFFTLSPFTKNYGKPVAVFAPKPSDSYQSMRPVDTATPTADRLQIPLQKNYSLSEYKQFVTEIMTNPEYNQKTVVIVYEHAHILELLKEFIDFKNVSSSPSTLKSLPNHWKGNVFDRLCLLHFTQNETTKSYDVAFENKPQKLLFDDSNK